One part of the Cyclobacteriaceae bacterium genome encodes these proteins:
- the dusB gene encoding tRNA dihydrouridine synthase DusB: MVKIGKIELGDFPLLLAPMEDVSDPPFRAVCKENGADLMYTEFISSEGLIRDAAKSKQKLDIFEYERPIGIQLFGSDIEHMIQSTEIATTVQPDLIDINYGCPVKNVACRGAGAALLQDIPKMVKMTEAVVKATHLPVTVKTRLGWDDSTKNILEVAERLQDIGIQALTVHGRTRAQMYKGSADWTLIGRLKENPRLQIPIFGNGDIDSPQKALEYKNRYGVDGVMIGRAAIGYPWIFNEIKHYVQHGERPLPPDISERVRVTKKHLEFSIRWKGDKTGVLEMRRHYTNYFKGIPDFKPFRMRLVETLDVPELFAILDEVSEAYSGIATPA; this comes from the coding sequence ATGGTCAAAATCGGCAAAATAGAACTGGGGGATTTTCCGCTGCTGCTGGCACCGATGGAGGATGTGAGCGATCCGCCCTTTCGTGCCGTGTGCAAGGAGAATGGGGCCGATTTAATGTATACGGAATTTATTTCTTCTGAAGGTTTGATCCGTGATGCCGCCAAGAGCAAACAGAAACTCGACATTTTTGAATACGAGCGGCCCATCGGCATACAACTTTTTGGCAGCGACATTGAACACATGATTCAGTCGACAGAAATTGCCACAACTGTTCAACCCGATTTAATCGACATTAACTATGGTTGTCCGGTGAAGAATGTTGCCTGCCGCGGAGCTGGTGCAGCTTTGTTACAGGATATTCCGAAGATGGTAAAGATGACGGAAGCGGTTGTAAAAGCTACTCACCTTCCGGTTACAGTAAAAACCCGTTTGGGGTGGGACGACAGCACGAAGAATATACTTGAAGTAGCCGAGCGGCTTCAGGATATTGGCATACAGGCCTTAACAGTACATGGGCGAACACGCGCACAGATGTATAAAGGTTCAGCCGACTGGACATTGATCGGAAGGCTCAAAGAAAATCCGCGACTGCAAATTCCAATTTTTGGCAATGGCGATATCGACTCACCACAAAAAGCCTTGGAATACAAAAACCGTTATGGTGTTGATGGTGTAATGATCGGCCGGGCGGCCATTGGCTACCCTTGGATATTCAACGAAATTAAACATTATGTTCAACACGGTGAACGTCCGTTGCCACCGGATATTTCGGAACGAGTTCGGGTTACCAAAAAACACCTCGAATTTTCCATCCGTTGGAAAGGGGATAAAACAGGTGTGTTGGAAATGCGCAGGCATTACACTAATTATTTCAAAGGCATCCCGGATTTCAAACCCTTTCGCATGCGCCTGGTTGAAACCCTTGACGTGCCTGAACTCTTTGCCATACTGGACGAAGTAAGCGAGGCCTATTCAGGCATTGCCACACCGGCTTAA
- the purH gene encoding bifunctional phosphoribosylaminoimidazolecarboxamide formyltransferase/IMP cyclohydrolase gives MSNRKIARALISVYNKENLDPIVHLLGKVGVEFVSTGGTQQYIEKLGYPVIPVETLTGYPSIFGGRVKTLHPAIFGGILFRRNEADDLAEAKAHSIQAIDLVIVDLYPFEETVAAGGSEEEIIEKIDIGGISLIRGAAKNFKDVLIVSSRKQYAQVLQLLESKNCSSDLADRKTFAAMAFDVTSHYDSAIFNYFKQDLTISSFKKSVQQGRALRYGENPHQHGTFFGNLEELFEQLHGKELSYNNLVDVDAAVNLLQEFENETAFVIIKHTNACGAATDTTVKGAYLKAFQADTVSAFGGVLATNKPVDLEAAEELNKLFFEILIAPAYHNDALTLLKSKKNRMLLLQKQPLSEKTQFKSLLNGVIEQDADRKTDSESDLQVVTTVAPSPDQVKALLFASKIAKHTKSNTIVLAVNGQLLASGVGQTSRVDALKQAIEKAKAFGFNLSGAVMASDAFFPFPDCVEIAYGQGIKAVIQPGGSVRDQDSIDYCNAHGMAMTFTGIRHFKH, from the coding sequence ATGTCCAATCGTAAGATTGCCCGCGCCCTTATTTCAGTTTACAACAAAGAGAACCTCGACCCGATCGTGCACCTTTTGGGTAAAGTCGGTGTAGAGTTTGTCTCTACCGGGGGCACACAACAATACATAGAAAAGCTGGGCTATCCGGTAATTCCGGTGGAAACACTCACGGGCTATCCCTCTATTTTTGGCGGCCGTGTTAAAACACTGCACCCGGCAATTTTTGGGGGCATATTGTTTAGGCGCAATGAAGCGGACGACCTTGCGGAAGCAAAAGCGCACTCCATACAGGCTATTGATTTGGTCATCGTGGATTTATATCCGTTTGAAGAAACCGTTGCAGCCGGAGGTTCGGAAGAGGAGATTATAGAGAAGATTGACATAGGTGGCATTTCACTGATTCGTGGTGCGGCAAAAAATTTCAAGGATGTGCTCATCGTTTCTTCCCGCAAGCAATATGCACAAGTATTACAGTTGCTCGAATCAAAAAACTGTTCATCCGACCTGGCTGATCGAAAAACTTTTGCGGCCATGGCATTTGATGTCACCTCGCATTACGACTCAGCGATTTTTAATTATTTCAAACAGGATCTAACAATTTCTTCTTTTAAGAAAAGCGTTCAGCAGGGCAGAGCGCTCCGGTATGGTGAGAACCCCCATCAACATGGAACGTTTTTCGGAAACCTGGAGGAATTATTCGAACAGCTTCATGGTAAAGAATTATCCTACAACAACCTTGTAGATGTTGATGCTGCTGTGAACTTGCTGCAGGAATTTGAAAATGAAACCGCTTTTGTCATTATTAAACATACCAACGCTTGTGGTGCAGCAACAGATACCACGGTTAAGGGCGCCTACCTGAAAGCTTTTCAGGCCGATACCGTTTCAGCCTTTGGTGGTGTGTTGGCAACCAATAAGCCGGTTGATTTGGAAGCTGCTGAAGAATTAAATAAACTGTTTTTCGAAATACTGATTGCCCCGGCTTACCATAATGATGCACTTACCCTGCTCAAATCAAAGAAGAACAGAATGCTATTGCTGCAAAAGCAACCCCTTTCTGAAAAGACACAATTCAAAAGTTTGCTCAATGGCGTAATTGAGCAAGATGCCGACCGCAAAACAGATTCCGAATCAGATTTGCAAGTAGTAACAACCGTTGCCCCTTCACCCGACCAGGTAAAGGCTTTATTGTTTGCCAGCAAAATTGCCAAGCATACCAAATCGAACACCATTGTGCTGGCGGTGAATGGCCAGTTATTGGCGAGCGGTGTCGGGCAGACATCACGTGTTGATGCGCTCAAGCAAGCCATTGAAAAGGCCAAAGCTTTTGGATTTAACCTTAGCGGAGCGGTTATGGCATCCGATGCTTTTTTCCCTTTTCCGGATTGTGTAGAGATTGCCTATGGGCAGGGTATTAAAGCTGTCATTCAGCCTGGCGGTTCAGTACGCGATCAGGATTCGATCGACTATTGTAATGCCCATGGTATGGCAATGACCTTCACGGGCATCCGTCACTTTAAGCATTGA
- a CDS encoding CYTH domain-containing protein, which translates to MHGYKDYTLKAKLNSFNAIEDELSRLNALFVGTDKQTDYYFQVAKGKLKLRQGTIENLITHYERIPENGIEKTIVYRYEKNPSVEEIESLKESRNIIGKVEKQRKIYWLENVKIHLDKMDDGQQFIEIEAIDVSNRFTENDLKEQCFDIKSKLAINDEDVIRTGYLPPPYNTPQA; encoded by the coding sequence ATGCATGGGTATAAAGATTATACGCTAAAAGCCAAACTCAATAGTTTCAATGCTATTGAAGATGAATTATCCCGGTTGAATGCCTTGTTTGTTGGTACCGACAAACAAACCGACTACTATTTTCAGGTTGCAAAGGGAAAACTAAAATTAAGGCAAGGCACAATTGAAAATTTAATCACGCATTACGAGCGGATACCCGAAAACGGAATTGAGAAAACCATTGTTTATCGCTATGAAAAAAATCCCTCCGTTGAGGAAATAGAATCCTTAAAAGAAAGCAGAAACATTATTGGTAAAGTTGAGAAGCAAAGAAAAATTTACTGGCTTGAAAATGTAAAAATCCATTTGGATAAAATGGATGACGGGCAGCAGTTTATTGAAATTGAGGCCATTGATGTTAGCAACCGGTTTACTGAAAATGATTTGAAGGAACAATGTTTCGACATCAAATCGAAACTTGCCATTAACGATGAAGACGTAATAAGAACTGGATACCTGCCCCCTCCCTATAACACCCCACAGGCTTAG
- a CDS encoding (2Fe-2S)-binding protein produces the protein MARIVIQNLGKSFETADFSKPLLSLIHEQGLDWMHACGGKGRCTTCKAIIIEGEDSLMPLTPAELRFEKQGLLRPHERLACQVKLKGDIIINVSEAGKFPHVHYLP, from the coding sequence ATGGCAAGAATTGTGATACAGAATCTCGGAAAATCATTTGAAACAGCAGATTTCTCAAAACCCTTGCTTTCGCTTATACACGAGCAGGGACTTGATTGGATGCATGCTTGCGGAGGAAAGGGAAGGTGTACCACCTGCAAGGCGATTATCATTGAGGGGGAGGACAGCCTGATGCCGTTAACCCCGGCAGAACTAAGGTTTGAAAAGCAAGGACTGCTACGGCCCCATGAGCGTTTGGCGTGTCAGGTAAAACTCAAAGGAGATATAATTATAAATGTTTCGGAGGCCGGCAAATTTCCGCATGTCCACTATTTGCCTTAA
- a CDS encoding Rod shape-determining protein MreD — MPVETNPLILLALGFVMGFSVDVFYDSLGLHALASVLLMYVRNYWLAGLTPQGGYDANALPSVANNGVQWFITYALPLIFLHHAVLFYTEAGGFDYFWHTLIKVITSTAYTLLVMLIVEYVFPGRSS, encoded by the coding sequence ATGCCGGTTGAAACCAACCCGCTCATCCTGCTGGCCCTGGGTTTTGTTATGGGTTTTTCCGTTGATGTATTTTATGACAGTCTCGGGCTGCACGCCTTGGCCAGTGTGCTGCTGATGTACGTGCGTAATTATTGGCTGGCTGGTTTAACACCCCAGGGTGGGTATGATGCCAATGCCCTGCCCAGTGTGGCCAACAATGGTGTTCAATGGTTTATAACCTATGCGCTTCCCCTTATCTTCCTCCATCATGCTGTATTATTTTATACAGAAGCCGGTGGGTTTGATTATTTTTGGCATACCCTTATTAAAGTTATTACCAGTACGGCCTACACCTTACTGGTGATGCTGATTGTAGAGTACGTCTTTCCCGGAAGAAGCTCATGA
- a CDS encoding EamA family transporter: MSESTKGTAVFLLITCSLIWGTSFILIKQGLKVFDPDEVGAMRVSAAALFLLPAALVKLRELKSRHFPRLLLSGLMGIFIPAFLFSVAQTRMDSSIAGILNTLTPIFTMLIGAVIFKQRFRAIAVVGIVLGFAGTFMLMLSRSEGKVEGINLYALLIVIACVLYGSNLNFIKFKIADVGSLAITSVSLLLIGPLALTYLFVFTDFTDKFSTHEGAWPAFGYIVLLGMMSTAIATFLFNRLVKISTPLFASSVTYVMPIVAVMWGVLDGERLYLGHYIGMVAIIGGVYLANRKKS, encoded by the coding sequence ATGTCCGAGTCTACAAAAGGCACTGCCGTATTTTTGCTAATTACGTGTTCCTTGATCTGGGGAACCTCGTTCATACTCATAAAGCAAGGGTTGAAAGTTTTTGATCCGGACGAAGTGGGTGCCATGCGTGTTTCAGCAGCAGCCCTGTTCTTATTGCCGGCCGCGTTGGTAAAGTTGCGCGAACTTAAATCGAGACATTTCCCAAGGCTATTGCTTTCCGGCCTTATGGGCATTTTCATTCCGGCTTTTCTTTTTTCGGTGGCACAAACCCGAATGGATAGTTCCATAGCCGGAATACTAAACACGCTTACACCAATCTTTACCATGTTAATAGGTGCCGTTATTTTTAAACAACGTTTTCGGGCCATTGCTGTAGTGGGTATCGTACTTGGCTTTGCCGGAACATTTATGCTCATGCTTTCGCGATCGGAAGGTAAAGTGGAGGGCATTAATCTTTATGCTTTGTTGATTGTAATTGCCTGCGTGTTGTACGGATCAAACCTGAACTTCATCAAGTTTAAAATTGCCGATGTTGGTTCGTTGGCCATCACCAGTGTTTCGTTGTTGCTGATTGGCCCGCTGGCGCTTACCTATCTATTTGTCTTCACCGATTTTACCGACAAGTTTTCAACGCATGAAGGGGCATGGCCGGCTTTTGGCTATATTGTGTTATTGGGTATGATGAGTACTGCCATCGCCACCTTTCTGTTTAACAGACTGGTGAAAATCAGCACACCACTTTTTGCCAGTTCAGTAACCTATGTAATGCCCATTGTGGCGGTGATGTGGGGCGTGCTGGATGGGGAGCGTTTGTACCTGGGCCATTATATCGGCATGGTTGCCATTATCGGTGGGGTTTACCTGGCCAATCGCAAGAAGTCCTAA
- the rodA gene encoding rod shape-determining protein RodA, with translation MRREEAISNKMDWVTVLIYMVMVMLGWFNIFAAVYDETAHQSIFDLSLNSGRQLIFIAASAIIILAILIVDMRFYEAAAYLIYGSILFLLILVPVVGKEVGGNKAWLGIGSFGVQPSEFAKFATALAVAKFIGTVGFRMDRLRNQIILFIMIGVPMALILLQKDTGTALVFTVFVIVFFREGMSPFLILVGLAAAVIFILTLLIENEFYLYAGMAVILGVTILLGRKSFKRIALLSIGALLIVGVIESVDYIITDVLKPHQQNRVKALINPEADPLGYGWNVTQSKIAIGSGGFTGKGFLKGTQTKFDFVPEQSTDFIFCTIGEEHGWMGSLVVIVLFVALLLRVIFLAERQKSRFARVYGYSVASIFFFHFAVNIGMTIGLFPVIGIPLPFFSYGGSSLWSFTILLFILLKLDAHRSQMLQRL, from the coding sequence ATGAGAAGGGAAGAAGCCATATCGAATAAAATGGATTGGGTTACCGTGTTGATTTACATGGTAATGGTAATGCTGGGCTGGTTTAATATTTTTGCAGCCGTTTATGATGAAACGGCACACCAAAGCATCTTTGATCTTTCTTTGAACTCCGGAAGGCAATTGATTTTTATTGCAGCCTCGGCTATTATAATACTGGCCATACTTATTGTTGACATGCGCTTTTACGAGGCTGCTGCTTACCTGATTTACGGCTCAATACTTTTTTTGTTGATTTTGGTTCCGGTAGTGGGTAAGGAAGTAGGCGGAAACAAAGCCTGGCTTGGTATCGGTTCGTTCGGGGTTCAACCATCGGAGTTTGCCAAGTTTGCCACCGCTTTGGCCGTGGCGAAGTTTATCGGCACGGTGGGCTTCAGGATGGACAGGTTACGCAATCAAATTATCCTGTTTATAATGATTGGAGTGCCCATGGCCCTGATCTTACTGCAAAAGGACACCGGAACCGCATTGGTGTTTACCGTGTTTGTAATTGTATTTTTCAGGGAAGGGATGTCGCCCTTCCTGATTTTGGTGGGTTTGGCCGCTGCTGTAATTTTTATACTTACCCTGCTCATCGAAAATGAATTCTATCTATACGCAGGGATGGCGGTTATTTTAGGGGTAACCATTTTGTTGGGCCGTAAAAGTTTTAAACGGATTGCCTTACTTTCCATCGGGGCCTTACTCATTGTGGGGGTAATTGAAAGTGTTGACTACATCATTACCGATGTATTAAAGCCGCACCAGCAAAACCGGGTTAAAGCGTTGATCAATCCGGAGGCCGATCCCTTAGGATACGGCTGGAACGTGACCCAATCAAAAATTGCTATTGGCAGTGGGGGTTTTACGGGTAAAGGATTTTTAAAGGGCACACAAACCAAGTTTGATTTTGTTCCCGAGCAAAGTACCGATTTTATTTTTTGCACGATAGGTGAGGAACATGGATGGATGGGCAGCCTGGTGGTTATTGTATTGTTTGTTGCGCTTCTTTTACGGGTGATTTTTTTGGCCGAGCGCCAGAAGAGCCGGTTTGCACGGGTCTATGGCTATAGTGTGGCCAGTATTTTCTTCTTTCATTTTGCCGTGAACATCGGCATGACTATCGGGTTGTTTCCGGTTATTGGTATACCCCTGCCGTTTTTCAGCTATGGTGGTTCATCGCTGTGGAGCTTTACTATTTTGTTGTTTATCCTGCTCAAGTTGGATGCCCACCGTAGCCAAATGCTGCAGCGACTCTAA
- a CDS encoding peptidoglycan glycosyltransferase, with protein sequence MNEGRKEILQVVIVLTGIVFLGKLFFIQLLDDRYAQLADSNSIMKNIEYPFRGLIYDRNGNLLVYNSPEYDLLIVKREVSSLDSARFCEVFDMTQHELNVKFKELRARKEYSPYKPTVFIKQLSNYDFAKIQEHLDEFKGFYIQPRTSRAYATRSLANAVGYVSEISKPQLDRDSSKLYRQGDYIGQSGIESYYETFLRGQRGIQYKLRNVKGIEKGSFKDGAYDTLSIPGKNLITSIDLKLQEYGEYLLYGKVGSIVALEPSTGEVLAMVSGPSYDPSMLTGKKFSANFVLVSSDTTKPLFNRPLMAMYPPGSIFKIVQSLIGLQEGVLTYDTRFPCDRSLVNCHNHPNPTNLHGAIQYSCNPYFHQSFRRIINQNKSPNTFIDSRIGLDNWRAYVKRFGLGEPLGVDLPSEKGGQMPTSNLYNRIYGEGRWKFSTIYSLSIGQGEMLVTPLQMANIAAIMANKGYFYTPHLVKAIDGAEMDPRYTLRHETGIDSAYFSFVQDAMSDAIYGTAQRAIIPGIALCGKTGTAQNPHGYDHSVFMAFAPKEDPKIAIAVYVENAGWGGRSAASIASLMIEKYLTGEVKRKPLEAYVLKGDFLDPVVRATPTAQPVKVNMDME encoded by the coding sequence ATGAATGAAGGAAGGAAAGAGATATTGCAAGTTGTTATTGTACTTACCGGAATAGTATTTCTGGGTAAGCTTTTTTTTATCCAGTTGTTGGATGACCGGTACGCTCAATTAGCCGACAGCAACTCGATCATGAAAAATATTGAGTACCCGTTTCGCGGTTTGATTTACGACCGAAACGGGAACTTGTTGGTTTACAACTCACCCGAATATGACCTGCTTATTGTAAAGCGGGAAGTATCCAGCCTGGATTCAGCGCGTTTTTGTGAGGTGTTTGACATGACACAACACGAGTTGAATGTAAAGTTTAAAGAGTTGCGTGCCCGCAAGGAATACTCCCCTTATAAGCCTACCGTTTTTATTAAGCAACTGTCAAATTACGATTTTGCCAAAATACAGGAACACCTGGATGAGTTTAAGGGATTTTACATTCAACCGCGGACCTCACGCGCTTATGCAACGCGTTCGCTCGCAAATGCCGTTGGGTACGTCAGCGAAATCAGCAAACCGCAGCTTGACCGCGACTCATCAAAACTTTACAGGCAGGGGGATTACATCGGGCAAAGTGGCATTGAATCCTATTATGAAACTTTTCTTCGCGGCCAGCGGGGTATTCAGTACAAATTGCGAAACGTAAAAGGTATCGAAAAGGGTTCTTTTAAAGATGGTGCGTATGATACATTATCCATTCCTGGAAAAAACCTGATCACCTCAATTGACCTGAAACTTCAGGAATATGGTGAATACCTGCTGTATGGTAAAGTGGGAAGTATTGTGGCGCTTGAGCCTTCAACCGGTGAAGTGCTCGCGATGGTTTCGGGCCCTTCGTACGATCCCTCCATGCTTACCGGAAAAAAGTTTAGCGCCAACTTTGTGTTGGTCAGCAGTGATACCACCAAGCCCTTGTTTAACAGGCCGCTTATGGCCATGTACCCGCCCGGATCTATTTTTAAGATTGTTCAATCACTGATCGGGTTACAGGAAGGCGTGCTGACCTACGACACTCGTTTTCCATGCGATCGGTCCCTTGTAAACTGTCATAACCATCCAAACCCAACCAATTTGCATGGGGCCATTCAATATTCCTGCAATCCATATTTTCATCAATCCTTTCGCAGGATCATTAATCAAAATAAATCGCCCAATACATTTATTGATTCACGCATAGGCCTGGACAATTGGCGCGCATATGTGAAGCGCTTTGGTTTAGGTGAACCCCTGGGTGTTGATTTGCCCAGCGAAAAAGGAGGACAAATGCCTACCAGCAATTTGTACAACCGGATTTATGGCGAGGGAAGGTGGAAATTTTCTACAATCTACTCACTCAGTATAGGGCAAGGCGAAATGCTGGTAACACCCCTGCAAATGGCAAACATTGCGGCCATTATGGCGAACAAGGGTTACTTCTACACACCACACCTGGTAAAAGCTATTGACGGTGCTGAAATGGATCCACGGTACACCTTACGCCACGAAACCGGCATTGATTCGGCTTACTTTTCGTTTGTTCAGGATGCCATGAGCGATGCTATTTACGGTACCGCACAGCGTGCGATCATTCCTGGTATTGCATTGTGTGGAAAAACAGGAACAGCGCAGAACCCGCATGGATACGATCACTCCGTGTTCATGGCTTTTGCCCCCAAAGAAGATCCGAAAATTGCTATTGCCGTGTATGTTGAAAACGCAGGCTGGGGTGGGCGCTCGGCTGCATCTATCGCCAGTTTAATGATTGAAAAATATTTAACCGGTGAAGTGAAGCGAAAACCGTTGGAAGCTTATGTATTGAAAGGAGATTTTCTTGATCCTGTTGTTCGGGCCACTCCAACGGCACAACCGGTAAAAGTTAACATGGATATGGAATGA
- the mreC gene encoding rod shape-determining protein MreC, with protein sequence MERIFLFLYQYRAFFTFLLLELFCAWLIIQNNQYQGARFFNSSNSFVGGVNNFSQTMRDYFSLREVNKELAEENARLRKEVEQQNQLRATGTNQHDSASRFDFESAKVVNNSTDRYTNFITINKGSRDGIASGMAVISPNGVVGKVKMTSGHFSVVTSLLNINLRISGLLKRTGHFGTVQWDGRDPQVVEFEFIPRHVRVTVGDTVVTSGYSGVFPEGIMIGTVEKIELREEAPFYELRVRLAQDFRKLSFVSVVKSNLLHELDSLELQIPDMKR encoded by the coding sequence ATGGAGCGGATATTTTTATTTCTCTATCAATATCGCGCCTTCTTTACTTTCCTTTTGTTGGAATTGTTCTGTGCCTGGTTAATTATCCAAAACAATCAATACCAGGGAGCCCGTTTTTTCAATTCATCGAATAGTTTTGTGGGCGGGGTGAACAATTTTTCGCAAACCATGCGCGATTATTTTTCGCTGCGTGAGGTAAACAAGGAGTTGGCCGAAGAAAATGCCCGTTTGCGAAAGGAAGTGGAGCAACAAAACCAACTTCGTGCAACAGGAACAAACCAACACGATTCTGCCAGTAGGTTCGATTTTGAAAGTGCCAAGGTGGTCAATAACTCTACCGATCGTTACACAAATTTTATAACCATTAACAAAGGGAGCCGTGATGGCATTGCTTCGGGCATGGCCGTAATAAGCCCCAACGGTGTTGTGGGTAAGGTTAAAATGACCTCCGGTCATTTTAGTGTAGTAACTTCGCTCTTGAATATTAACCTGCGTATTTCGGGCTTGCTTAAACGCACCGGGCATTTTGGCACTGTACAGTGGGACGGGCGCGATCCACAGGTAGTTGAATTTGAGTTTATTCCCCGGCATGTGCGTGTGACGGTTGGCGATACCGTAGTTACATCAGGTTACAGCGGGGTTTTTCCGGAAGGCATAATGATTGGCACGGTCGAAAAAATAGAGTTGCGTGAAGAAGCACCATTTTATGAGTTGCGGGTACGCCTGGCGCAGGATTTCCGCAAACTATCCTTTGTATCGGTAGTGAAAAGCAACCTGCTGCATGAACTTGATTCACTTGAACTTCAAATTCCCGACATGAAGCGATGA
- a CDS encoding rod shape-determining protein produces MGFFDFFTSDIAIDLGTANTLIIYKDKIVVDEPSIIALDKATSKVLAIGREAMQMHEKTHDHIKTIRPLKEGVIADFQAAELMIRGLIKMIDTGKRLFPPSYRMVICIPSGITEVEKRAVRDSAEHAGAKEVYMIYEPISAAIGTGIDIEQPIGNMIVDIGGGTTDIAVIALSGIVCDQSIRVAGDTFNRDILDYMRRQHNLLIGERSAERIKIEAGSALTELDDGPDDYEVRGRDLMTGIPKTIKISYSEVAFALDKSVSKLEEAVLKALETSPPELSADIYERGIYLTGGGALLRGLDKRLALKTKLPIHVAEDPLRAVVRGTGAALKNLHQYRAVLMT; encoded by the coding sequence ATGGGCTTTTTTGATTTTTTCACCAGCGACATTGCTATAGACCTTGGCACAGCAAACACTCTTATTATCTACAAAGACAAAATCGTGGTGGACGAACCATCCATAATTGCCTTGGACAAAGCTACCAGCAAGGTACTCGCCATTGGCCGGGAGGCCATGCAGATGCATGAAAAGACTCACGATCATATAAAAACCATACGCCCCTTAAAAGAAGGAGTGATTGCCGACTTCCAGGCGGCCGAGTTGATGATCCGCGGATTGATCAAGATGATCGACACAGGTAAGCGTTTATTCCCGCCATCCTACCGCATGGTAATCTGCATTCCATCGGGCATTACAGAGGTTGAGAAACGAGCTGTGCGCGATAGTGCCGAACATGCCGGTGCCAAAGAGGTGTACATGATTTACGAGCCAATCTCCGCAGCTATTGGTACAGGCATTGACATTGAACAGCCAATCGGCAATATGATTGTGGACATTGGCGGAGGAACTACGGATATTGCCGTAATAGCCCTTTCCGGTATTGTATGCGATCAGTCCATTCGTGTTGCAGGTGATACCTTTAACCGCGACATACTCGATTACATGAGGCGTCAGCACAACCTGCTGATTGGTGAGCGCTCGGCCGAGCGGATAAAGATTGAGGCCGGCTCGGCATTGACCGAGCTGGATGACGGCCCGGATGACTACGAAGTTCGTGGCCGGGATTTAATGACCGGCATACCCAAGACTATTAAGATCTCCTATTCCGAAGTTGCCTTTGCGTTGGACAAGTCGGTATCAAAACTTGAGGAGGCCGTGTTGAAGGCGCTGGAGACATCTCCTCCGGAACTATCAGCCGATATTTATGAGCGTGGCATTTACCTTACGGGTGGAGGTGCACTGCTTCGGGGATTGGATAAGCGACTTGCCCTTAAAACCAAATTGCCCATACATGTGGCAGAAGATCCACTGCGTGCCGTGGTGCGCGGAACCGGGGCTGCACTTAAAAACCTGCATCAATATCGCGCGGTGTTGATGACATGA
- a CDS encoding CPBP family intramembrane metalloprotease produces the protein MFIIIMVGTGFLLIGPALGIGVASSFYEGDDLLHALTSDPDYSVYIPLMITQGIASFVGLILFPLLHIRFLEQKPLRPFFTLQEPWFALIPLIVIIGIGFQVALTPVIEWNMNIQFPEFMKSFGEWAREREDALMRLTKTITNFQSQRDLIIGVFVIAVIPGIGEELVFRGLIQNELKRATGNAHMAIWVAAILFSAIHTQFFGFVPRVMLGALFGYLYLWSGNLFIPMIAHFFHNGFTLIMLYLYQQGLIDVDMDSDQAAPWPWVITGLITTFVLLLYFRKLYATKQSTFTP, from the coding sequence TTGTTCATCATCATTATGGTAGGCACAGGCTTTTTGCTTATCGGGCCTGCCCTGGGTATTGGTGTTGCCTCTTCCTTTTACGAAGGAGATGACCTTTTGCATGCGCTTACTTCCGATCCGGATTACTCGGTATACATTCCCCTTATGATCACCCAAGGCATCGCCAGCTTTGTTGGATTGATTTTGTTCCCGTTGTTACACATTCGATTTCTTGAACAAAAACCGCTGCGGCCATTTTTTACTTTACAGGAACCCTGGTTTGCGCTTATCCCTTTAATCGTCATCATTGGCATCGGCTTTCAGGTTGCGCTTACACCTGTTATTGAGTGGAACATGAATATCCAGTTTCCGGAATTCATGAAAAGCTTTGGTGAGTGGGCACGCGAACGCGAAGATGCATTAATGAGGCTCACCAAAACAATCACCAACTTTCAATCCCAACGGGATTTGATCATCGGTGTTTTTGTAATTGCAGTAATACCGGGTATAGGGGAAGAACTTGTATTTCGCGGGTTGATTCAAAATGAACTGAAGCGTGCCACTGGCAATGCCCACATGGCCATTTGGGTTGCGGCTATTTTGTTCAGCGCCATACATACACAGTTTTTTGGCTTTGTGCCCAGGGTAATGTTAGGGGCTTTGTTTGGTTATTTATACTTATGGTCCGGCAATTTATTTATACCCATGATCGCACACTTTTTCCATAACGGCTTTACACTGATCATGCTCTACCTCTATCAGCAGGGTTTAATTGACGTGGACATGGATAGTGATCAAGCAGCGCCATGGCCTTGGGTAATCACCGGCCTTATTACCACATTTGTACTTTTGCTTTATTTCAGAAAGCTTTACGCCACCAAACAATCAACCTTTACTCCGTGA